The sequence CGGCAGCGGGAAGACCATGGGCGTCGGCATCTTCCCGGCCACCACCTGGTCCACGCGCGCCTTCACGTACTCGGGCAGGTTGGTGGCGCCGGTGCCCAGGTCGCCACGGAACGTGAGCGCAATCACCGAGGACAGCGGCGTGCCCGACTCGACACCGGGCGCGCGGGTGATGGCGCCGGGGCCGGGCTGCCCATACGAGCCCGGGCCCGCGGGGCCCTGCGGCCCCTGCGTGCCGGGCTGCCCATCCTCGCCATCCTGCCCGTCCTGGCCATCCTGCCCGGGGGTGCCGTCCTGACCATCCTGACCGACCGCGCCCTGCGCTCCGGCCGGGCCCTGCTCACCCTCACAGCCGACGATGACGACGCTGCTGCTCAAGAGCACCGCGCCGGTGGCGAGCCCCAAGAGACGAGAAGACATGAAGTGCACCCTCCAAGGTGGTTTCGCGGGCCCAAGGACGCGCGAAGGCGGGCGCATCCTGCGAAGGCCTTGTGGCAACCACTTGGAAGCTACGTCACTTCTTCATCACGGCGTGCAGCCTCAAGGTACGACGCGCACCCCGGACACACCTTCGAACTCCACGACGCTGCCCTTCTTCACGCCCACCTTCTCCGTCCAGCCGCCGGGCACCTCCAGCACGTACTGGCTGGACAGCCCCACCGAGCGGGACGTGAGCGTCCTCGGCTCCGCGCGCGAGATGATTCCCGCCACGTGCAAGTCGCTGGTGATGAAGAGCATGTCCAGCGGGATGAGCGTGTTGCGCATCCAGAAGCTCTGGACGCTCTCCTCGGGGAAGAGGAAGAGCATGCCCTTGCCGTCCGCCAGCTCCTTGCGCCACATCAGGCCACGGGTGCGCGCGTCCTGGGTGGCGGCAATCTCCACCTCCACGCGGTGCACGCCGCCGTAGGCGTCCTTCAGCCGCACGTAGCCCCGGGGCAGCGGCTGCATGGGGTAGTCCTCCGCGGTGATGTCATCGGACGGCGGCTTCGCGGGGGCCGGCTTCTGCCCGGACGCCGCGCGAGGCGTGCTGCCCTGCGCTTCCTGCTGGCACCCGGCCACGAGGAGCGCCCCGGCCAGCGCGGCGCTCCGGATGAAGGCGAGGGCCCTCACGCGTGCGGGTGCAGCGGCTTGTTGAGCAGCTTCTCCGTCAGCTCGGGACCGAGGCTGTCGGACATGAGGCGCTCGACGATGGTCTCGAACTCCACCCGCTGGCCCTCGCTGCTGTAGATGAAGCGGATGCCCATGCCCGGCTCCTCCGCGTCCGCCTTGGACCAGACCACCTCGCCCAAGAGCTCGAAGGGCGCGTCGCGGTGGGGCACCGTCAGCTTGAAGAGGAAGCGCGTGCCGATGGGCAGCGGCTTCTTCGTCTTGATGAAGGTGCCGCCCTTGCTGATGTTCTTCGTGTAGTCCGCGAAGAACGAGTTGAGCTTCTTGTAGTCGACCTTCAGCTCGATGGGCGCGCGCCCATGCTGGCGGGCCTCGGGACCTGTCTTCTGTTCGGACATGCTGGGCGGGAGTATAGGGGAGGCCATGCGGCAAGTCCTCACCCGTGCCCTGGGCCTCTTGCGCCGCCCGGCTGTCCTGGCCACCGTCCTCGTCCTGGCGGGAGGTGGCTCGGCGCTCGTCCTCGTGCCTCTCTTCGGCGTCCCCGGCTTCGAGCTGGGGCTGGCCCTCTCCATCGCCGTGGGCCTGCTCGGCGGGGGGACGGGCATCGCCGCCGCCGCCCAGGAGCGCCGCCTGCTCCTGGGGGTGGACCCCCGCCCCCCGGGCGCCCTCCGCGCCGAGGCCCCCGGCACCGCCGTGGGACGCGCCCTGGGGGCCGCCCTCGTCCTCAATGTGGGCGTGCTGGTGCCCCCCTTCCTCGCGGCCACCCTCTTCGCCGTGCTGCGCACCGCGTGCGACCCGTTCGAATTGGTGGGCTTCTACCCCCTGCTCACCCTCCCCTCGGCCGTCCTGGCGTCCGCGGCGGGCGTCTTCTGCGGCTTCATGGCGAAGCGGCCCCGGGGGGCGGTGGGCCTGTATGCGCTGCTGGTGCTGATTTCGGCGGTGCCCACCGTGTGGCCCATCGTCCTGGGCCCCCAGGTGTTCGCCTTCAACCACTTCCTGGGGCACATGCCCGGGCCGCTGTACGACGAGGCCCTGGCGGTGACGCCCGCCCTGGGCTGGTTCCGCCTGGAGACGCCGCTGTGGGCCTGGGTGCTGGCGGGCCTGTCCGCCGGGCTGCTCAATATGGGCACCGGGCGGCTGGGCCGCTCCGGCCTGCGCGCGTGGGCCCTGGCGGCGCTGGTGCTGCCGCTGGCGGGCATCGCCTTCATGGAGTCGCGCGGGCCGCAGCTGGGCCTGCGGATGAACGACGCGTACCTCGCGGAGACGCTGGGTGGCTTCCGCGAGACGGAGCACTTCCGCCTGCACTACTTCCGGGGCAAGCCGCGCGAGGACGTGGACCGCCTCACGCGGGATTTGGAGTTCCGGTGGATGCAGACGCAGCGCTTCCTCGGCGTGGCCCCCACCGAGCGCATCGACATCTGGCTCTACAAGGACGAGAAGCAGAAGCAGCAACTGGTGGGCGCCGGCCGCACGCAGTTCGCCAAGCCGTGGCTGCACTCGCTACACATCCAGGACAAGCCCTTCCCCCACTCCACGCTGCACCACGAGCTGGCGCACGTCATGGCGGGCCCCGCGGGCGGCGGCCCCTTCCGCGTCACCACGCGGCTGGGCGTGTGGCCGCTGATGGGGCTGATTGAGGGCCTCGCGGTGGCGGCGGACGGCCCGGTGCAGGGCGACCTCACGCTGCACCAGTGGGCCGCGGGCATGCGCCGGCAGAAGCTGGCCCCGGACATGCGCAAGCTGATGGGGCCGGAGGGCTTCTACCAGTCCGCACCCGCGCGCGCGTACACCGTGGCCGGCTCCTTCCTGCTCTACCTCGCGGAGACGTACGGCGCGCCCAAGCTGCGCGCCGTGTACGCGCACGGGGACTTCCAGGACGCCTACGGCCGGCCGCTGGATGAGCTCGTCACCGAGTGGGAGCGCTACGTGGACGCGCTGCCGCTGGACGACGCGGCGGTAGCGCGCGCCTTCGCCCGCTTCCGCACCGGCAGCCTCTTCACCCGTGCCTGCGCGCGCGAGGTGGCCCGCCTGTCCGAGTCCGCCCGCGACACGCTTGCCAGCGACCCGGAGGACGCGCTGGAGCGCTACCGCCGCGCCGCGGACCTGCAGCCGGATGAGCCCTCGTTCCGCATCGGCCAGGCCGCGGCGCTGTCCGTCATGGAACGGTACGACGACGCGGCCGCCGTGTTGGCGACACTCGCGGACAGCGAGCGCGTGAAGGGCCAGCTCGTGCTGGAGGCCGAAGTCGCCATGGCGCGCGCGGACGTCGAGCTGCGTCGCGAGCAGCCGGACGCCGCGCGGCGCTTCCTCGACACCGTGCTGGCGAAGGACGCCGGGCCGGACCTGACCCGCACCGCGCAGGTGAAGCTCGCCGCGCTGGACTCGAACGCGCCCGGGCGCCGCTCCGCCATCGACGCCTACTTCCGCGCCACGCAGGAGGAGCTGCGCCTGTTGCTGCTCAACCGCGCTCTCATCGCGCTGCCGGGTGACGCGTACCTCAACTACCTGCTGGGACGGAGGCTGAGCCAGGTGGGCGCCCCTTCGCTCGCCGGGGAGCCCCTCCAGCGGGCCCTGGCCGACGAGGCGCTGCCCGAGGCCCTGCGCCGCGAGGCGCTGCGCCTGCGCGTGGAGACCTCCTACCTGGCCGGAGACTGCGGCGCGGTGCGACACGAGGTGGGGGCCCTGCCGGACTTCGGCGCCGCCTTCCGGGCCACCGCCGACGAGTGGCGCGAGCGGTGTGATTTCGAGGAGGCAACCTTCCGGGGCCCCCTCGTGCCACGACAGGCTTTCCGCTAGCCGGGGATTCCGCTAGGCAGGGCCCCACAGCAGCGACGCAAAACAGCTCAAAGCCAAGGAGGAGCCGGATGCGGTTCGAGACGAGGCAGCGAATCCAGGGGACGGTGGACGAGGTGGAGCGTGCGCTCCTCGACGAGCGGTACTTCGACTTCCTCCTGAAGAACCACGGCGTGCTCCTGGAGCTGCAGCCGCTGGAGGTGAAGACGGAGGGCGACCTGGTGAAGCGCCGCGTGCGCTACCGCCCCCGCCCCGTCATCCAGAGCATCGGCCCCAAGCAGGTACCGCCCGAGTACTTCGCCTTCATCGAGACGTCCACGTACGACAAGCGCCGCAAGGAGCTGACCTTCTCCAACGCGCCCACGTCGCAGACCATCTCCAAGATGCTGGTCAACACCGGCAAGCTGAGCCTGCGGGATTTGGGCGGCGGCCAGACGGAGCGCTCGCTGGACGGTGAAATCACCCTCAAGCTGCCGTTCCTCATGAAGCCCCTGGCGATGATTGGCGAGAAGATCATCCAGTCCGAGGGCCTGAAGATTCTCGACAACGAGGTGCCGGTGCTGAACCGGTTCATCGCCGAGGTCATCCGCAAGGCCTAGGCCGCACGCCTCGGCCACGAGGGCGGGCGGAGGGCCCGTCCTCCCGAGCGGGACCTGGGAATGGGTTGACTTCCTCTCGGTTGTCCTCGTAAGGCCCCGCCATGATCAAACGCTTCCTCGCCCTCAGCGTCCTGTCCCTCCTGGTCGCCTGCGCCCCGAAGCGCATCCCCGGCACCGAGCTCGACGACACGCCCGACGTTCGCGCCATCCTCGATGTGATGGAGAAGTACCGCTCCGGGCTGGAGAACCGTGACGCCGCGGCCATCCAGGCGCTCGTCACCAAGGACTTCCGCGAGGACGCGGGCACCCCGTCCGACCCCGACGACGACCTCACCGCCGCCAACCTCGGCCCCTACCTGCAGAACCTCTTCAAGGCGCTCCAGTCGCCCAAGGTGGAGCTGGACGTGCGCCGTGTGCAGATCAGCGAGAACATGGCCGCCGCCATCTACTACTGGAAGGCGAGCTGGCGCATGCCGGGCCTCAACCCGAAGCCCCAGCGCGACTCCGAGCTGGAGCAGATGGTGTTCCGCCGCGAGGGCGACACCTGGAAGATTGTCTCCGGCATCTGATGCCGCACAGGGCCTGGAGCACTTCGCTCCAGGTCACGAGGGGCCTGGAGCACCTGGCTCCAGGCCTCAGGGCCTCACAGCCCCAGCAGTTGCGCGAGCCCCTCGGGCCCCATGGCGGACAGCGCCCGGGCCCGGTTGAGGTACGTGCGGTAGTCCTTCTTCGTGAGCTTGTCCGGCGGCAGCGGCGACAGGTGGTAGTCGCGGATGCGGCTGGACGCGAAGCGCACCGCCCCGAAGAGCGCGTGGCCGAAGAGGTTGGCGCGCTCCACGGCGGACAGGGGCCTCACGTCCTGGTAGCCGCGGACGAAGGCGCGGCACAGCTCGGGCAGGTACTGGCCGTTGTCGAAGCACCACGCGTTGAGCGTGATGACGACGTCCAGGCCGTACGCCTCGCGGCACGCCATCTCGAAGTCGAAGAAGGCGCCCACGCGGTCTCCCAGCCACTTCACGTTGTCCATGAAGAGGTCCGCGTGGATGACGCCGCGAGGCTCCAGCCCCTGGCGCACCGTCTCCGCCTTGTCCAGGTAGCGCTCCAGCTCCTTCGCCACCGACGCCAGCTCCGCGTCCTGATGGCGCGCGAGCCCCACCAACCACTGGCGCACCGTCTCCGGCCCGTAGGGATTGGCGCGCGAGCCAGAGAAGGACTGCGTGTCCCGGTGCATCTTCCCCAGCTCCGTGCCCAGCGACTCCAGGTGCTCGGGCGTGAGGTTCGGGTGGCGCAGTTCCTCGCCCGGCAGCCAGCGGAAGATGCTGACGCGGCCGCCCTCCACTTCCAGGAAGGGCTCGCCGCCGGTGCGCGGCTTCAACTGCACCGGCCCGGGGAAGTGGTACTCGGCGAGGTGCGCGAGCAGCGCGGCCTCGAAGCGCAGGTCATCCGCGGAGCGCACGGTGGTGTGGCGCATGAAGAAGCGCCCGGTGTCCGTCTCCAGCCGGTGGTTGGTGTTGATGGAGCCCTGGGGAATGGGCGTCACCCCCCGCACCTGTCCCAACCCATACGCCTCCGAGACCCGGACGAAGGCCTCGGGTGACAGGGCCGTGTGTACCGCCATTGCGCACCTCCGGCGGCCAGTATGCACCAGTGCGGCCGGGCGCTGACGCTCCGTGTCGTCCGGTGGAGTCCAGGGCCACGGGGCCCACCGTTGACACCTGGAGGGGGCATTCCTATCTGTGCCCGGCCCCTATATCTGGCAAGAGGGCGAAACCGTCCGGAAGCATTCATTCCCAGCGGGGGAGGCAGGTCCATGAGCACGGAAGGACGCGGGGACTGGAAGCGGCGCGAGAGTTTCGCCAGCGCGCTGATGCAGGTGGGGGCCGTCGCCCTGCTGCTGGCGGCCGCGGTGGCGTACTTCGTCCACCGGAGATACCTCCAGAAGGAGACAGATGAGCACCTGCGCTCGGCCCGCACCGCCGCCCAGCGCGGCAACCCGGCGGACTTCGCGCAGGCCATGAAGGAGTTGGAGGCCGTCTTCCAGCTCAACGACTCGTCACGCGACGCGCAGGCCCTCGCCGCCGACATCCAGACGGAGCTGTGGCTGGAGCACCACCAGCCCGGCGCGGACGCGAAGGCGCATGAGTACCTCGCGCGCGCGGAGGCGCTGGACTCCCGCTCCGGCGAGCGCTTCGGCGCGCGCGCGCGACACCTGCTCGCGGAGGGCAAGGCGGCGGAGGCGGAAAAGTACCTCGAGGACCTCAAGGCCCAGGGCGCGAGCAGCCCGACGCTGACGCTGGCCCTGGGCATGGCCCTCCAGGCGCGGGGTGATTTGCCCGGCGCCCGGCAGGCCTTCGCCCGCGCGGCGGAGGTCGCCTACCGAGACCCGCGCTACACCACGGCCCAGGGCGAGGCCCTGCTGGACGAGGGCCAGTACGGCCCGGCGATGGAGGCCTTCTCCAAGGCCACCAGCGTCAACCCGGACCACCTGCTGGCGCGCGTGTCGCTCGCGCTGGCGCAGGCGTACCAGGGCCGCAGGCTGGAGGAGGCGCAGAAGACACTGGCCGCCCTCCAGGCCCGCGACGCGGAGCTGACGCCGGTGGTGAAGTCCCGCGCGGGCGCGCTGAAGGCGGAACTGGCCCTGGCGCGCGGCGCGGCGGACGAGGCCGTGCAGGCCGCGGACGAGGCGCTGAAAATCACCCCGGATGACCACTACGCCCTCTTCGCCCGCGCCCGCGCGCTGGCGGTGAAGAAGGCCCCGGAGGCCCGCGCCGCCTTCGAGGCCGCGGTGGCGAAGCGCCACAACGCGCCCCTGCTCTACCTGGACGGCGCGCGCGCCCTGCAGGGGGCCGGAGACGGCGCGGGCGCGCTGGCGCTGCTGGACGCATACGAGGCCACCTTCAAGCCCGTGCAGGTGTCGACGGCGGACGGCAAGCAGGTGAGCCTGCTGGAGCAGGACGGCCGCTATTGGCTGGCGCGCGGCGGCGTGCTGGAGGCGGCGGGCCGCCAGGACGAGGCGCTGGCCGCGTACGACAAGGCGATTGCGGCGCGCGGCGTGGGGCTGGCGAAGGCTCAATACGCCAAGGGCGCGCTGCTGCTCGCGCGCAAGGACTACGCGGGCGCGAAGACGCTGCTCACCGCCGTGGCGCCGGACTCTGGCGCGGGCACACTGGCGGAGGCGTACACCGCCATGGGGGACTTGCTCTTCGCCCAGAGCGAGTACGCCGCCGGCTGCCAGCACTACTACTTCGGCCTCGCGCGCTCCCGCCTGCAGGGCGCCCCGCGCGAGGAGTTGTCCGCGCGCATCGACGGCGTCCGGAAGAGCCTGGAGGCCGCGGGCCAGGCCAACATGGCCAAGGCCTGGATGAACGAGACGGGCGCGCTGCTCCAGTAACGCGCGCTACAGCAACTCGGTGGGGTCCAGCGGTTGGTACTTCGCGCGCACCACGCGCCACTCGCCGTCCTCTTCCTTCTCGAACGTGCCCTCGATGAGGTACGCGTTCAGCACGCTGGTGGCGGCGAGGTCCTGCACCCGCTCCGCCTGTGAGCGGCCGAAGATGAAGCGCGCCTGGAAGTCTCCCTGCGTGGGGGACACCTCGTGGACCTCCAGGTTGGTCATGAAGACGCGGACCCACTGACCGCGCAGCACCTGCGCCGTCAGCACGCCGCGCACCTCCTGCTTGGACCAGCCGCTCCCCTCGCTCTTGAAGCGCTCGGAGACGGACTCCATCACCTCGCCGACGTCCTTCTCCTCCGCGGCGCGCGTCATCTCCACCACCTTGCGGGTGATGGCCTCCTGCACGCCCGGCTCGGGGCGCGGCCAGAAGTACAGCACCGCGCCCGCCACCAGCAGCGCCAGCCCCAGCCCCAGCACGCGAGAGCGCGACAACGTCAGCATGCGCGCCTCAGGCCGCCTCGGGCTCGAGCACCAGCTCGTCCGCGTCGATGATTTCCGCCGGCCGCAGCGCCTCGCCAATCTGCTTCAGGCGCCGGTCCGAGAGCTGCTCCAGGTACGTGCGGATGTGCGGGAAGGCCGTCACCAGCTCGTGGAAGGCCTTGCGCTCCAGGAAGGCCGCCGCCGTCTTGCGCGTGGCCACCACCGTGGCGGACGCACGCAGGCCCGTCAGCAGGGAAATCTCCCCCGCCACGTCGCCCTCGCGCAGCACGCCCAGCGTCACCAGTCCGCCCGCCGGGTCCTCCTTCTGCACCACCAATTCGCCGGCCAGCACCAGGAAGAGGCCCGGGGAGTGCTCGCCCTCCACCAGCGCCTTCTCGCGCGGCTGCAGGGCGCGGAAGGTGAAGCGCTGGAGCAGCGCGCCGCGCTCGGACTCCGGCAGCGTCTGGAACATGGGCGACGTCGCCATGAGGTTTCGCGCCATGCGCTGCTGCGCGAAGTCCGCCAGCACCTGCGGCACCGCGGGGTGATTCTTGGCCACCGCGTTGAGGTGCTCGCGCCGAATCTCGAACACCTCCGTGTCCACCACCGACGTCACCGTCGCCGTGGGGGGCGCGCCCGTCAGCAGCGCAATCTCGCCGAAGATGGAGCCGCCGCCGAGGAAGCCCAGCGTGCGCGCCTCGCCCTCCATCTGCCGCGTCACCTCCGCCTTGCCCGCGACGAGCACGTAGAGGTGGTCCGCCGGCTCGCCCTCGCGGCTCACCACCTCGTCCGGCTTCACCCGGCGCCACGCCATGCGGCCCACGAGGTCCAGGAAGGAGTCGCGGTCCAATTCAGCGAACAGCGGCAGCGGCGGCCGGCTGTTGGGGTCCGCCTGCCCACCCGGGTCTGGCGCGGCCAGCACTTCGATGGCGCGGTTGGACAGCTCCTCGCCCTGCAGGCCCATCAGGTCCGTGTCCACCTTGCCGTCGTAGAGCGTCTCCGGCGGCAGGGGCGGCGGCACCGCGGCGCGGCCCGGCGCGTTGCGCACCGCGCGCGAGTGCACGCGGATGAGCGTGTCCTTCAGCCGGCGCTCGTTCGGGGACAAATCCAGCGCCAGCTTGCACGCGGCCATCGCGGACAGGAGGTAGTCGCGGCGCAGGAGCCCCTCCGCGCACGCGTGGTACGCGGTGACGGCGCGCTCGCGCTCACCCAGTTCCGCCAGGCTCCGGGCCGCGAGCATCCGCGAGCGGTGGTCCGCCGGGACGCGGCGCACCGCCTCCGCGAACACGGCGAGGGCGCGCTCGAACTGGCGCTCCTCGATGAGGTCCATCCCGAGCTCACGCAGCGACGACTCGTTCATCCCGACTCTCCCAGCACCTTCGGTGTTTGCTCGCGGTGGCTCACTGCTGAACCTCGCCCAGGTACATCTCCGCCTTGCGCTTCACTTCCGAGCCCTCGGCGGCGGTCTCGATGACGACCTTGAACTTCTCCGCGGCGGCCTGCGGGTCGCGGTCGCGCTGGATATAGGCCTGGAGGTAGAGCTCCTCCACCTTCTTCTGCAAGACCTCCAGCCCGTCACGCGCACGGCCGTCGCCGGGGTTGAGGCGCATCGCATCCCGGAAGCTGGAGCCCGCCGCCACCAAATCCCCCCGCTTGAGGGACGCCTGCCCCGCCGCCACGGACGAGGACGCGAGCTGCTCGTCAATGGTGTTGCCCAGCGAGCCGCGGAAACCAATCTGCCGGTACAGCTCCGCCGCCCGGCGCAGCGGCTTGGCCGCCGACTCCAGGGCATTGGCGTCCATCTTCTTCTGCCCCTCGTCCAGCACGCGGGAGAACTGGGGGATGAGGCGCTTGAGCGACAGGGCGCGGTCCTTGATGTCCTTCTCGCCCTTGTACTTGTCCACCACGCGGTCGCACTCCAGCACCGCGCGCTGGTAGTCGCCGCCGTTGAACTTGCGCTCCACGTCCACGAAGGCCTCTTCGATGAACTGGCGGCGCTGCTCCTTCGCGTTGGCCGCGGCGCGCTCGCGGTTGCCGCGCGTGCGGCGCGCCTCGTCGGCGGCCTCCTTCGCGAGCGCCGCCTCCAGGTCCGCCAGCTTCGTCTCGTACGCGGGCCGGTTCGCCGGGGGCAGCGCGTCCACGAGCGGGCGCACCGCCTCCGGGTCCCTCGTGGTGAGCGCCTCCTCCACCTGCTGGATGCGGAAGGCCAGGTGCTTCTCCTCCAGCTCCGCCTCCAGCTTGCGCCGCTCCTCGTCCGTCTTCGCCGTGCCCTCCGGCGCCTTGGTCAGCTTCTCGCGCGCCTCGTCGAACTTCTTCGCGTCGATGAGGTCCCTCACCGCCTGCAGCGCGTCCAGCACGTCCTGCTGCTTCTTCGCCGCGCGCTCCAGGCCCTCCTCGTCCACGCCGGGCAGCAGCTTCTCCGCTTCCTGCACCAGCCGGACCGCGTTGCCGAAGTCCTCCGCGCGCACGGACTCGCGCGCCTTCTGCATCAGCAGCTTCGCGCGCTCCACGCTCGGGTCCACGGGCGGCGGAGGCGGCGGCCGCTTCTTCGCGAAGACGAGCCCCACCACCAGCAGCACCATGACGAGGCCGGCCACGCCGATGAGGGTCTTCTGCTTGCCCGTCATCCCCCCCGACTTGCCACCGCTGCGCGTGGGCGGCCGCACGGGGCGGGACACCACGGCGGTGCCCTTGTTCTTCCCCTCGTCGCGCAGCACGTCCGCCAGCTTGTAGTTGGCGTTGGTGGCCTCGTTGAGGCGCGGGTCGCTCGGGTCCAAATCCCCGCCGCGCGCGGAGGACGCCGACCTGCGGCCCTCCGCCGCCTCCTTCGCGGCCTCCTCGCGCTCGCGCTTCTCCTCGGCCTCGCGGGCCTCGGCCTGGGCGCGCATCTCTTTTATCTGCTCGGCCTCGTCCACGAAGCGCAGGCGCGTCTTGCCCACCTGCAGCTCGTCGCCGTGCTTCAGCACGCACTCGTCCACGCGCTGGTCGTTGACCTGGGTGCCGGAGACGCTGCCCAAATCCCGCATCACCACGCCGCCCTCGCCGTACACCAACTCCAGGTGGCGGCGGGAGACGGACTGGTCCTCCAGCACGAAGTCGCAGTCCTTGCCGCGGCCGACGACCATCCGCACGCTCTGGAAGCGCTTCTTGCGGCCCCGGTCCGGGCCGGCCAGCACCAGCATCTGCACCGGCGGGCCGGCGCGCGTGGCTTCCGAGTTGTCGTCGTCCTCGTCGCGCGAGGACTCCTCCTCCTCGAAGTCCCGCACGGAGGCGACGCGCGTCTCGTCGCGGCGCCCGCCGCTGGCGTCACCGTACAGGTCCGGGTTGGGAGGCCCGTCCTCCGGGTAGCTCTCCTCGCCAGTCAACGGCGCGGAGAAGTCCTCGTCCTCGGACGAGGACGAACCGCGGGCAGGCCGGCCACGGCCGGAGTTGGGGGAGTCCGCCCCCGAGCCACCACCGGAACGGCCGGTGCCAGCGCGGGAGGAGGGAGGAGGACGAGGAGGCATGGGGTGGTTTCCAGTCTCGAAGCGGCGGGCATCTTAGAGCGCCGTCCCCACGGTGGGAATGCGGACAGGCCGATCATCCGGGAAAGAAGAGCAGGCATTGAGCGTTGCTCCGGACGGCGCCGCCTCCTATGTAGGTGCCCACACCCCCACCAGCCTCACTCCTGGGAGTCCCGACACATGCCCCGAGCCACTGCGTCCTCTCGACGCGCCTCCGCCTCCCAGCTTGCCCCCCCGGTGGCCCGGGGGCCCTCGGCCGCCCCGCTGCTGCCCCAGCCGCTCATCGAGCGCCTGCTCGCCGTCGCCATGGAGCGCGGCGGTGACTTCGCGGAA comes from Pyxidicoccus parkwaysis and encodes:
- a CDS encoding DUF192 domain-containing protein, whose amino-acid sequence is MRALAFIRSAALAGALLVAGCQQEAQGSTPRAASGQKPAPAKPPSDDITAEDYPMQPLPRGYVRLKDAYGGVHRVEVEIAATQDARTRGLMWRKELADGKGMLFLFPEESVQSFWMRNTLIPLDMLFITSDLHVAGIISRAEPRTLTSRSVGLSSQYVLEVPGGWTEKVGVKKGSVVEFEGVSGVRVVP
- a CDS encoding TIGR02266 family protein; the protein is MSEQKTGPEARQHGRAPIELKVDYKKLNSFFADYTKNISKGGTFIKTKKPLPIGTRFLFKLTVPHRDAPFELLGEVVWSKADAEEPGMGIRFIYSSEGQRVEFETIVERLMSDSLGPELTEKLLNKPLHPHA
- a CDS encoding nuclear transport factor 2 family protein, with protein sequence MIKRFLALSVLSLLVACAPKRIPGTELDDTPDVRAILDVMEKYRSGLENRDAAAIQALVTKDFREDAGTPSDPDDDLTAANLGPYLQNLFKALQSPKVELDVRRVQISENMAAAIYYWKASWRMPGLNPKPQRDSELEQMVFRREGDTWKIVSGI
- a CDS encoding homoserine kinase, whose product is MAVHTALSPEAFVRVSEAYGLGQVRGVTPIPQGSINTNHRLETDTGRFFMRHTTVRSADDLRFEAALLAHLAEYHFPGPVQLKPRTGGEPFLEVEGGRVSIFRWLPGEELRHPNLTPEHLESLGTELGKMHRDTQSFSGSRANPYGPETVRQWLVGLARHQDAELASVAKELERYLDKAETVRQGLEPRGVIHADLFMDNVKWLGDRVGAFFDFEMACREAYGLDVVITLNAWCFDNGQYLPELCRAFVRGYQDVRPLSAVERANLFGHALFGAVRFASSRIRDYHLSPLPPDKLTKKDYRTYLNRARALSAMGPEGLAQLLGL
- a CDS encoding tetratricopeptide repeat protein, with translation MSTEGRGDWKRRESFASALMQVGAVALLLAAAVAYFVHRRYLQKETDEHLRSARTAAQRGNPADFAQAMKELEAVFQLNDSSRDAQALAADIQTELWLEHHQPGADAKAHEYLARAEALDSRSGERFGARARHLLAEGKAAEAEKYLEDLKAQGASSPTLTLALGMALQARGDLPGARQAFARAAEVAYRDPRYTTAQGEALLDEGQYGPAMEAFSKATSVNPDHLLARVSLALAQAYQGRRLEEAQKTLAALQARDAELTPVVKSRAGALKAELALARGAADEAVQAADEALKITPDDHYALFARARALAVKKAPEARAAFEAAVAKRHNAPLLYLDGARALQGAGDGAGALALLDAYEATFKPVQVSTADGKQVSLLEQDGRYWLARGGVLEAAGRQDEALAAYDKAIAARGVGLAKAQYAKGALLLARKDYAGAKTLLTAVAPDSGAGTLAEAYTAMGDLLFAQSEYAAGCQHYYFGLARSRLQGAPREELSARIDGVRKSLEAAGQANMAKAWMNETGALLQ
- a CDS encoding cyclic nucleotide-binding domain-containing protein, which codes for MNESSLRELGMDLIEERQFERALAVFAEAVRRVPADHRSRMLAARSLAELGERERAVTAYHACAEGLLRRDYLLSAMAACKLALDLSPNERRLKDTLIRVHSRAVRNAPGRAAVPPPLPPETLYDGKVDTDLMGLQGEELSNRAIEVLAAPDPGGQADPNSRPPLPLFAELDRDSFLDLVGRMAWRRVKPDEVVSREGEPADHLYVLVAGKAEVTRQMEGEARTLGFLGGGSIFGEIALLTGAPPTATVTSVVDTEVFEIRREHLNAVAKNHPAVPQVLADFAQQRMARNLMATSPMFQTLPESERGALLQRFTFRALQPREKALVEGEHSPGLFLVLAGELVVQKEDPAGGLVTLGVLREGDVAGEISLLTGLRASATVVATRKTAAAFLERKAFHELVTAFPHIRTYLEQLSDRRLKQIGEALRPAEIIDADELVLEPEAA
- a CDS encoding FHA domain-containing protein — protein: MPPRPPPSSRAGTGRSGGGSGADSPNSGRGRPARGSSSSEDEDFSAPLTGEESYPEDGPPNPDLYGDASGGRRDETRVASVRDFEEEESSRDEDDDNSEATRAGPPVQMLVLAGPDRGRKKRFQSVRMVVGRGKDCDFVLEDQSVSRRHLELVYGEGGVVMRDLGSVSGTQVNDQRVDECVLKHGDELQVGKTRLRFVDEAEQIKEMRAQAEAREAEEKREREEAAKEAAEGRRSASSARGGDLDPSDPRLNEATNANYKLADVLRDEGKNKGTAVVSRPVRPPTRSGGKSGGMTGKQKTLIGVAGLVMVLLVVGLVFAKKRPPPPPPVDPSVERAKLLMQKARESVRAEDFGNAVRLVQEAEKLLPGVDEEGLERAAKKQQDVLDALQAVRDLIDAKKFDEAREKLTKAPEGTAKTDEERRKLEAELEEKHLAFRIQQVEEALTTRDPEAVRPLVDALPPANRPAYETKLADLEAALAKEAADEARRTRGNRERAAANAKEQRRQFIEEAFVDVERKFNGGDYQRAVLECDRVVDKYKGEKDIKDRALSLKRLIPQFSRVLDEGQKKMDANALESAAKPLRRAAELYRQIGFRGSLGNTIDEQLASSSVAAGQASLKRGDLVAAGSSFRDAMRLNPGDGRARDGLEVLQKKVEELYLQAYIQRDRDPQAAAEKFKVVIETAAEGSEVKRKAEMYLGEVQQ